Proteins found in one Camelus bactrianus isolate YW-2024 breed Bactrian camel chromosome X, ASM4877302v1, whole genome shotgun sequence genomic segment:
- the LOC141576451 gene encoding uncharacterized protein LOC141576451, with amino-acid sequence MKRKGLGWASRATQDSKAPREAEGLDHSLGHGHVSLRLLANELRAGAGGSGSLLTLPSSASHCQSARRFPALGTAATTGAGAVSPGRFSGCPGGFPVPGPPQAPSQTLVPCAAGFSAAPATSRRARCQQPPRNGGQPGGRHLRRSRRCSRVGVGRVPPAMSATEERGRIPGGRDTAGGWAGGDNRLLGVGVSPLEGMDGVQGVFRALPEDEGWQEEVAEAAVEENWAVELGEEEEDLEETEEEEEEGEGEEFEFEFEGQEEEEYQSEEGDEDEEEDEEEEEGETEEEEENGQEGTEVVSGAREAPTVRFGSLFRNLVHSVLPRVPSSDRDLVRPHAGRVVARRRSWQPLDLAEGPAPPQEVEARGEGPVPQEREDLGEEAEVWGGEALADASQSWEAGACGPEGRAQAGEWRPSPQALAAPVGASGPKAGGAQRLPLAVTQRVKALKNLQARHAQVEAQFYKDLFDLEKKYAAFYEPLFDRRAAIINAIHEPSEGECQWAVGVAEGAWEEMDAEPEGKGQINGIPHFWLTAFKNVKMLGRMIRGNDELALEHLTDVKIKFSGVEEPMSFTVEFIFESNEYFFNKVLTKTYRMRSDPDDSDPFFSRGPEIISSTGCEIYWKEGKDLTMKTLELQKCEGRGSVVPATGKVPSRSFFTYFYPPDSPEGRVLDIATDYKLGYFFREVLVPKSVLFFTKEATEYQCEDSDEEVQEAEGPRTEEPGRGPEKDVDPAEGSPGEASSQA; translated from the coding sequence ATGAAACGGAAGGGACTTGGGTGGGCTTCAAGAGCCACCCAGGACTCGAAGGCCCCCAGGGAAGCTGAAGGCCTTGATCACTCATTGGGCCACGGGCATGTCAGTCTTCGCCTGTTGGCCAATGAGCTTAGAGCTGGTGCTGGAGGAAGTGGCTCTTTGTTGACGCTTCCAAGCTCCGCCTCCCACTGCCAGTCAGCCAGACGCTTTCCCGCCTTGGGGACTGCCGCCACCACCGGCGCGGGCGCAGTCTCCCCGGGCCGCTTCTCGGGCTGCCCTGGGGGCTTTCCTGTCCCGGGGCCCCCACAGGCGCCTTCGCAGACTCTTGTTCCCTGCGCAGCCGGCTTCTCTGCCGCCCCCGCCACCTCCAGGCGGGCCCGCTGCCAACAGCCTCCCCGCAACGGCGGTCAGCCCGGCGGCCGCCATCTTCGCCGTAGTCGTCGCTGCAGCCGGGTCGGTGTCGGCCGCGTCCCTCCTGCCATGTCTGCCACAGAGGAGCGCGGCCGGATCCCAGGTGGCCGGGACACAGCTGGTGGCTGGGCGGGCGGCGACAACAGACTCCTTGGGGTCGGTGTGTCACCTttggaagggatggatggagtCCAGGGCGTCTTCAGAGCCCTTCCGGAGGATGAGGGTTGGCAGGAGGAGGTCGCCGAGGCCGCAGTGGAAGAGAACTGGGCTGTagagctgggagaggaggaggaagacttgGAGGAgaccgaggaggaggaggaggagggggaaggggaagagttTGAATTCGAGTTCgagggccaggaggaggaggagtaccAGTCAGAAGAGGGGGACGAAGACGAGgaagaggacgaggaggaggaagagggggagacagaagaggaggaggagaacggGCAGGAGGGCACAGAAGTCGTCTCGGGTGCCCGTGAGGCCCCCACCGTGCGGTTTGGGTCCCTGTTCCGCAATCTGGTCCATTCCGTTCTACCCCGCGTCCCTTCCAGCGACCGTGACCTGGTCCGGCCCCACGCAGGCCGCGTGGTGGCCCGGCGCCGCTCCTGGCAGCCCTTGGACCTTGCAGAGGGCCCCGCGCCTCCTCAGGAGGTGGAAGCCCGGGGAGAGGGACCTGTGCCCCAGGAGCGGGAGGACCTGGGAGAGGAAGCTGAGGTGTGGGGGGGCGAGGCCCTGGCTGATGCCTCCCAGTCCTGGGAGGCTGGAGCCTGTGGCCCcgagggcagggcccaggctggCGAGTGGCGGCCGAGTCCTCAGGCCCTCGCAGCCCCTGTTGGGGCGTCTGGCCCAAAGGCAGGCGGTGCTCAGCGCTTGCCTCTAGCAGTTACGCAGCGGGTCAAAGCTCTCAAAAACCTCCAGGCACGACATGCGCAAGTAGAAGCCCAATTCTATAAAGACCTTTTTGATCTCGAGAAAAAGTACGCTGCCTTCTACGAACCTCTGTTTGATAGGAGAGCTGCCATCATCAATGCAATTCATGAGCCCTCAGAAGGGGAATGTCAGTGGGCAGTAGGTGTGGCGGAAGGGGCTTGGGAAGAAATGGATGCGGAGCCTGAAGGAAAGGGGCAAATAAATGGCATACCTCACTTTTGGCtgacagcttttaaaaatgtcaagatgCTTGGTAGGATGATCCGGGGAAACGACGAACTTGCACTGGAGCACTTGACAGAtgtgaaaataaagttttctggGGTCGAGGAACCAATGAGCTTCACCGTAGAATTTATCTTTGAGTCAAACGAATACTTTTTCAACAAAGTTCTGACGAAAACGTACCGAATGCGCTCAGACCCAGATGATTCTGATCCCTTCTTCTCCAGAGGGCCAGAGATAATCAGCAGCACAGGCTGTGAGATCTACTGGAAAGAGGGGAAAGACCTCACCATGAAAACTCTCGAGCTGCAGAAATGTGAGGGCCGTGGAAGTGTGGTACCAGCCACGGGCAAGGTGCCCAGTCGTTCCTTCTTCACCTACTTCTACCCTCCTGATTCTCCTGAGGGTAGGGTATTGGATATCGCCACTGATTATAAATTGGGCTATTTTTTCCGTGAAGTTCTGGTCCCAAAGTCCGTATTATTCTTCACGAAAGAAGCGACTGAATATCAGTGTGAAGACTCTGATGAAGAGGTCCAAGAAGCTGAAGGGCCAAGAACCGAAGAACCAGGGCGAGGACCTGAAAAGGATGTGGACCCAGCAGAGGGCAGCCCGGGAGAAGCCAG